A segment of the Prochlorococcus marinus CUG1416 genome:
TTTAAAATTTTCAATCATTATTTAAAAATCTAATGTTTCTAAATCTTGCATGATAAATTTCAAGAATACAAGGTATTAATTACCTAAAAATTTCTTTAAAAATAAATATTCGGATGAAATTAAAATATTTTTCTTTAAAAAATTTAATTTCAAAATAGTTAAAGAAAGATATTTAAAAAGATTAATTAACCATTTACAACATTTATTTACTTGTTAATTTGCAAATAAGAGATTCAGGGAAAATGGCAAGAATAATTAACAAAAAAATTAGACTTTTAAGATGGTTAAACTCAGGCATGATACTACCATTTATCTTTATGGCTGCATCCTCATCTATTATTCTTTATGGTGTTTTATTTATCCTAATAAAATAGCTTTCTAATTTAAGCAGCTAAGTTTTCCTCTGATTCAGACTTAATCATTGCAGCTTTTTTTAATAAACTAACTACTTCTTTTCTTCCAACCGCATTATCAGCTTGGCGCATAATTTCAGCATATTTTTTATTTATGTTTTTCATAAATAATTTTAATTTAATCCAAAATTACAGCACAATAAGATGGTGTCAATCGTAAATAAGTCTCATATATTATTTATTTGATTTTTTTGCATAATAAAAATTTCTCATTAATTATCCCTCAAAGTTTTTTTAATTGATGGTGCAAAAGATTCATAAATATCAGAATTAAGAACCATCATAATTAAGCAATATAAAAGGATTTGAAAACATAAAATAAACCCCCAATTAAGATCAATATTGCAACTCCATAAAAAAGAAAAGGGATAATTGGATATTTATATAATGTAGACCTAACTTTTTGTTGTATGGCTTTTTTATCAAGTTGAGGCAACTTTATATCTTCGGTTTTTTCTCTAGGAGGAATACCTAAATTTTTTCTTCTCTTTGCCTCTCCCATAATTAATACTGAGGAATTCCCATACATTTTAAATAATTGTTATCAGCTAAATCTAAATTTTGATTCCATTCTTCATGAGATGTTTCCAAATTATTTTTAAAATCTTTTTCGAATTTAAGAATACATCTTTTTTCTATATTTTCTGGAGAATTATAGTTTCTTAAAAAAGTAAAACTCAAATACGATAATGATGAAAAAACTATAATTACTTTAGCAATTCTAAAATCATTCATATCTTAGATGATATTTCCTTACAAATAAATAAGTTACTTTATGGTTTTATAATTAATTTAATCTATTTAAAACAATTATCAAATGATAAATTCGGTAAATTTTAATCATTTGCCTATTCAGGGTTTGGTCTTTCAGGGCTAATAATCTTTATAATGTCGACGATTATTGGCTATATATATGACCCATTATTAGGAATAACTTATCCATTTGGAAATATACTTACTCTTACTTTTTTGAGTTGGTTATAAAAAGAGACTTGGAGTGATCCAAAGAAATAAATCAAATTCAAAAAAGATAAATAAAAAAACTACTTCTGTATTTTTAACTTTGAAGAATACTTTAAATTAACAATGTAAGTTGCAACAAGAGATAGTATCAAAAAAAATAATAAGCTCTCTAAAGTAGATTGAGGCATAACCATAATAAGTACCAAAAAATAATACATTTCTACAAAAACGAATTCTGAAGAAAAATCAACCCTTTAATTATTTTTTATTTTCAAATTAATAAATCCCAATCCCAAAGAATGAATTTGCAATAAACAATAAACTAAATAATGTTAAAAAAATTAATCCTATCCAACTTATTGTTTTTAGAAAAAATCCATATCTATTTTTAATTGGTACTAATTTGCTATTTATAGTATCCATTGCCATCCATGCAAATAAAG
Coding sequences within it:
- a CDS encoding DUF2839 family protein, giving the protein MGEAKRRKNLGIPPREKTEDIKLPQLDKKAIQQKVRSTLYKYPIIPFLFYGVAILILIGGLFYVFKSFYIA